One Triticum dicoccoides isolate Atlit2015 ecotype Zavitan chromosome 4B, WEW_v2.0, whole genome shotgun sequence genomic window carries:
- the LOC119294524 gene encoding polyadenylation and cleavage factor homolog 4, whose protein sequence is MRASMEASAAAARRSAAPDPPGAAKKQRLLAPPRDPRSSSAAAYGGGASNGSGAAAAAAAAAEQQAQVDELVAQYRTALGELTFNSKPIITNLTIIAGENLHAARSIAALVCANILEVPSDQKLPSLYLLDSIVKNIGKDYVKHFSSKLPEVFCKAYRQVDPPVHTSMRHLFGTWKGVFSPASLQMIEKELGFQSSANGSSGAAPSKADSPSQRPSHSIHVNPKYLEARQQLQQPNKGILGAGAKTPIISDADDVIERGNRIGIDKGTGRRLDTLNSRPRAQKVTFSNPIHEKPERDARGPGIAGAGQVRSKPKGQDGIVGAYYTGGVSSPEEIFDRRNHLYATKDARSSGSVRLDSALLPTPVSNSDRIGRLSSSDKSWKNSEEEEYIWDDIPSQGADYGGASSARKGEPLADDGNIRSFHRANWAEPGDPLDPDFHKQDTIPRFGHPTSQDRRLAPYMDHAEYLHSKRDGDPRIDREMWPEGQPFPESRGSSVWLSQEKLRPDIGRDPRISRFSNQSPSITSSVPVGLSGAYAGRSSLESAKQKYWPPSSPPLQARESSPSSSEHDIYASRPFLPPQEEHNQRTHALSQNSVNSQGRPSLQATLSQASQQSQKHPPVQSKPHPKPFHQPFPQENSSSLFRPSVHLPLSTGIEEQPEEVSLPSGPAHAKSDQISASNLLAGLFKGGFIPNTSDHAVPHSHGLASLPSSSASENAPLKPHAPNSLRPPLPPGPPPTQSAEKAAAPLSSLLSSLVAKGLISSPSTDSSAGARNPGKSSPSTSDVSASAPPPPVVQPSVAKETPAPTKALLPKPPEVEMADLIGLEFKPVVLREHRTEVVNRLFDDQSHQCRTCGLRFRLEDELSAHTACNGPEEARNAGIAPERWYPSKSRWIDRLPEPQSIFLDSASDKDLGTAEEVCEFMVPADESQIICCLCGEQFDDMYSVDRSEWMYKDAVYYDRSKAEGGSSQSKELAPIVHARCMPGISNDGMEVD, encoded by the exons ATGCGGGCCTCGATGGAGGCCTCCGCGGCCGCGGCGCGCAGATCCGCGGCGCCGGACCCGCCGGGCGCGGCCAAGAAGCAGCGGCTGCTCGCGCCGCCGCGGGACCCCagatcctcctccgccgccgcgtaCGGCGGCGGCGCGTCCAATgggagcggcgcggcggcggccgcggcggccgcggcggagcAGCAGGCGCAGGTGGACGAGCTGGTGGCGCAGTACCGGACGGCGCTCGGGGAGCTCACCTTCAACTCCAAGCCCATCATCACCAACCTCACCATCATCGCCGGCGAGAACCTCCACGCCGCCCGCTCCATCGCCGCCCTCGTCTGCGCCAACATCCTCGAG GTTCCAAGTGATCAGAAGCTACCATCTCTTTATCTGCTTGACAGTATAGTCAAGAATATTGGAAAAGATTATGTTAAACATTTTTCTTCAAAATTACCTGAG GTGTTTTGCAAGGCCTATAGACAGGTTGATCCTCCTGTTCATACTAGCatgagacaccttttcggaacatgGAAAGGAGTGTTTTCTCCAGCTTCACTGCAAATGATTGAGAAGGAGCTTGGTTTTCAATCATCTGCTAATGGATCATCAGGTGCTGCACCATCGAAGGCCGATTCGCCATCCCAGCGCCCGTCCCACAGCATACATGTAAACCCAAAATATTTGGAAGCAAGACAGCAGCTCCAACAACCAAATAAG GGGATTCTGGGAGCCGGTGCCAAGACACCTATAATTTCTGATGCTGATGATGTTATCGAAAGGGGTAATAGGATTGGTATTGATAAAGGCACAGGGAGACGCCTGGATACTCTGAACTCTAGGCCT CGTGCTCAGAAGGTTACTTTTAGCAACCCCATTCATGAAAAGCCAGAGAGAGATGCGAGGGGCCCTGGAATTGCGGGAGCTGGTCAAGTTCGCTCAAAGCCCAAAGGCCAAGATGGAATTGTGGGGGCATATTACACTGGAGGTGTTAGTTCCCCTGAAGAAATATTTGACAGACGCAACCATTTGTATGcaaccaaggatgctcgctcttctGGCTCTGTACGTTTGGACAGTGCACTTCTCCCAACTCCTGTCAGTAATTCTGATAGGATTGGTAGACTGTCATCATCTGATAAAAGCTGGAAGAACTCTGAGGAAGAAGAGTACATCTGGGACGACATACCTTCTCAAGGAGCAGATTATGGAGGTGCCAGTTCTGCAAGAAAAGGAGAACCCTTGGCTGATGACGGCAATATTAGAAGCTTCCATAGGGCTAATTGGGCAGAGCCTGGAGACCCGTTGGACCCTGACTTCCACAAACAAGATACCATCCCAAGATTTGGACATCCAACAAGCCAAGATAGAAGACTTGCACCGTACATG GATCATGCAGAGTATCTTCATAGTAAGCGTGATGGGGATCCAAGAATTGATAGGGAAATGTGGCCTGAAGGACAACCGTTCCCGGAATCTCGTGGCTCCTCTGTATGGTTATCCCAGGAAAAACTTCGACCAGACATTGGGCGGGATCCCAGGATATCAAGGTTTTCTAATCAGTCACCAAGCATCACTTCATCTGTACCTGTTGGATTATCAGGGGCCTACGCTGGACGATCAAGCCTTGAAAGTGCAAAACAAAAATATTGGCCGCCTTCCTCGCCTCCTCTCCAGGCCCGTGAGAGCTCCCCAAGTTCCTCGGAGCATGACATTTATGCTTCCAGACCATTTCTGCCACCCCAGGAAGAGCATAACCAAAGGACTCATGCCTTGTCTCAAAATTCCGTGAATTCTCAGGGTCGGCCTAGTCTGCAAGCAACTCTGTCACAGGCTTCTCAGCAGTCTCAAAAGCACCCTCCTGTGCAGTCAAAGCCACATCCGAAGCCATTTCATCAACCCTTTCCACAAGAAAATTCTTCATCGCTGTTTAGACCGTCTGTCCATCTGCCTCTGTCTACCGGAATAGAAGAGCAGCCTGAAGAGGTGTCCTTGCCCAGTGGTCCCGCACATGCAAAGTCAGATCAGATAAGTGCTAGTAATTTGTTGGCTGGTCTTTTTAAGGGTGGATTCATACCAAACACAAGTGATCATGCTGTCCCACATTCACATGGGTTGGCATCTCTTCCATCTTCCTCAGCCAGCGAAAATGCCCCTTTGAAGCCTCATGCACCGAACTCTCTCCGCCCACCTTTGCCGCCAGGTCCGCCACCAACACAGAGTGCTGAGAAAGCTGCTGCACCACTGTCAAGCCTTCTCAGTTCTCTGGTTGCAAAGGGGCTAATTTCTTCACCGTCCACCGATTCGTCTGCTGGTGCAAGGAACCCCGGTAAATCAAGTCCGAGCACATCAGATGTCAGCGCTTCAGCTCCACCTCCGCCAGTCGTCCAGCCTTCAGTTGCTAAGGAGACACCTGCCCCTACAAAAGCTTTGTTGCCCAAACCTCCTGAAGTGGAGATGGCTGACCTAATTGGCCTTGAGTTCAAGCCAGTGGTGCTTCGCGAGCACCGTACAGAGGTGGTCAACAGACTCTTTGATGACCAAAGCCATCAATGCAGAACATGTGGTTTAAGATTCAGACTTGAAGATGAGCTCAGTGCACACACTGCCTGCAATGGACCAGAGGAGGCTAGAAATGCCGGCATCGCACCTGAAAGATGGTACCCTAGCAAGAGCCGTTGGATCGACAGATTACCTGAACCGCAGAGCATCTTCCTGGACTCTGCATCTGATAAAGACCTGGGAACCGCAGAGGAAGTTTGTGAGTTTATGGTCCCTGCAGATGAGAGCCAGATTATCTGCTGTCTTTGTGGGGAGCAGTTTGATGACATGTATTCCGTCGATAGGAGCGAGTGGATGTACAAGGATGCTGTGTATTATGATCGCTCAAAGGCCGAAGGTGGCAGCTCCCAGAGTAAAGAGCTGGCACCCATTGTCCATGCAAGATGTATGCCGGGAATCTCAAATGATGGCATGGAGGTGGATTAG